The Buchnera aphidicola (Takecallis arundicolens) genome has a window encoding:
- a CDS encoding NADH-quinone oxidoreductase subunit J has translation MYLVFYFFAFCTVLFTIFSIFQKNIMYSLLYFFVSVLTTSFIFFLLGNYLIGSLQIIIYAGAILVLFVFVVMLLNFDELEEKLYHTKYNYYFFTFLSFFIFFLLYKIFFYLHGSYVYQIISNINILGKFLFEPYILIIEFVSILLLSIIVVIILIAKSKH, from the coding sequence ATGTATTTAGTTTTTTATTTTTTTGCATTTTGTACTGTATTATTTACTATTTTTTCTATTTTTCAGAAAAATATTATGTATTCGTTACTTTATTTTTTTGTTTCAGTTTTAACAACTTCTTTTATATTTTTTTTATTAGGAAATTACTTGATTGGATCATTGCAAATTATTATTTATGCTGGAGCAATTTTAGTGTTATTTGTTTTTGTAGTGATGCTATTAAATTTCGATGAATTAGAAGAAAAATTATATCATACAAAGTACAATTATTATTTTTTTACATTTTTATCTTTTTTTATATTTTTTTTATTGTATAAGATTTTTTTTTATCTACATGGAAGTTATGTTTATCAAATAATTAGTAATATTAATATTTTAGGGAAGTTTTTATTTGAACCATATATCTTAATTATTGAATTTGTATCAATTTTATTATTATCAATTATTGTTGTGATTATTTTAATTGCAAAAAGTAAACATTAA
- the nuoK gene encoding NADH-quinone oxidoreductase subunit NuoK has translation MVSLFNCLVLSILLFLLGFSSIIIHDNLLSVFIGLEIIMNAITLLLVVMSNYWHNMDGQIMYILSITLTAIEASISLTLLIQYFRKTTTLNVNKLSEIIE, from the coding sequence ATGGTTTCTTTATTTAATTGTCTAGTTTTATCTATATTATTGTTTTTATTAGGATTTAGTTCAATTATTATACATGACAATTTATTATCTGTTTTTATTGGTTTAGAAATTATCATGAATGCTATTACTTTGTTATTAGTTGTAATGAGTAATTATTGGCATAATATGGATGGTCAAATTATGTATATTTTATCTATTACACTTACTGCTATAGAAGCAAGTATTAGTTTAACATTGTTAATACAGTATTTCAGAAAAACTACTACTTTAAATGTTAATAAATTAAGTGAGATTATTGAATGA
- a CDS encoding NADH-quinone oxidoreductase subunit L, producing the protein MNTISLVMLFPMISFFCLFFLKNFLSYTVSVIISLSSILLSMITVFFLGYFFLKGQNQIIENMVWILWDIKDFTVDICFLIDNLTFVFLVMIICVAFLVCVFSVWYMRFKNDNIMFFALISLFIVNMLVLVLSNNFIIMYIGWEGISICSYLLINFYYFKSYVNTAAITSFLFTKIGDLFLIIGIILLYIHYHSVNFYEIDFLTKVYLIKSNSLLLCINALLLIGAIGKSAQVPLQIWLPEAMVGPAPVSALIHAATMVTAGIYLIVRNHSLFILTPNILYIIGIIGSITLLFSSLVALVECDIKRILAYSTMSQIGYMFIAISVGAWNAAIVHLIVHAMFKALLFLSAGILIMKCHNEQNIYFMGNKLYKIFPFVYYCFLIGGAALSGFPILTLGFYSKDEILFCIYNYHNIFFFITAILSVFCTTFYIFRLIFITFHTQNKGKNIDVSINFFQYFPLSVFAIFSTYFGKYIIPNLCGMFPLIIMLHNYDKVYLEILSSLFVIFSIGVAYYLYILNVNLISTTFTIKILHDLLCIIKNTNFGFSCIYSLLFTNLYLRIAYFLSKKPFNIFNNFILLFIQKIYFLLSYTVNTSFNFCIMIIVYYLISVILFIVLL; encoded by the coding sequence ATGAATACAATTTCTTTAGTAATGTTATTTCCTATGATTAGTTTTTTTTGTTTGTTTTTTTTGAAAAATTTTTTATCCTATACAGTTAGTGTTATTATTAGTTTGAGTTCTATACTATTATCCATGATAACAGTATTTTTTTTGGGATATTTTTTTTTAAAAGGGCAAAATCAAATCATAGAAAATATGGTGTGGATATTATGGGATATTAAAGATTTTACAGTTGATATTTGTTTTTTAATTGATAATTTAACTTTTGTATTTTTAGTTATGATTATTTGTGTTGCATTTTTGGTTTGTGTATTTTCTGTTTGGTATATGCGATTTAAAAATGATAATATTATGTTTTTTGCATTGATTAGTTTATTTATCGTGAATATGTTAGTTTTAGTTTTATCGAATAATTTTATTATTATGTATATAGGTTGGGAGGGTATTAGTATTTGTTCATATTTATTAATAAATTTTTATTATTTTAAGAGTTATGTGAATACTGCTGCTATTACATCTTTTCTTTTTACTAAAATTGGTGATCTATTTTTAATAATAGGGATTATATTATTATACATTCACTATCATAGTGTAAATTTTTATGAAATAGATTTTTTAACAAAAGTTTATTTAATAAAATCAAATTCATTGTTATTATGTATTAATGCATTATTATTAATAGGGGCAATTGGTAAATCTGCACAAGTACCATTACAAATATGGTTACCAGAAGCTATGGTGGGTCCAGCTCCAGTTTCTGCTTTAATTCATGCTGCTACTATGGTAACTGCTGGTATTTACTTAATTGTACGAAATCATAGTTTGTTTATATTAACACCTAATATTTTATATATTATTGGTATTATAGGTAGTATAACATTGTTATTTTCTAGTCTTGTAGCTTTGGTAGAATGTGATATTAAGCGAATATTAGCATATTCTACAATGAGTCAAATTGGATATATGTTTATTGCTATAAGTGTAGGTGCATGGAATGCCGCTATTGTACATTTAATTGTACATGCTATGTTTAAAGCATTATTATTTTTGTCAGCTGGAATTTTAATTATGAAATGTCATAATGAACAAAATATTTATTTTATGGGTAATAAATTATATAAAATATTTCCTTTTGTATATTATTGTTTTCTAATAGGAGGTGCTGCTTTATCAGGTTTTCCAATTTTAACATTAGGGTTTTATAGTAAAGATGAAATATTATTTTGTATTTATAATTACCATAATATATTTTTTTTTATTACAGCAATATTATCAGTGTTCTGTACTACTTTTTATATTTTTCGTTTGATTTTTATTACATTTCATACACAGAATAAAGGTAAAAATATAGATGTATCAATTAATTTTTTTCAATATTTTCCGTTAAGTGTTTTTGCGATTTTTTCTACATATTTTGGTAAATATATTATTCCTAATCTATGTGGTATGTTTCCATTAATAATAATGTTACATAATTATGATAAAGTATATTTAGAAATTTTATCTAGTTTATTTGTAATTTTTAGTATTGGTGTAGCATATTATTTGTATATTTTAAATGTTAATTTAATATCTACAACATTTACAATAAAAATTTTACATGATTTGTTATGTATAATTAAAAATACTAATTTTGGTTTTTCATGTATTTATAGTTTATTATTTACAAATTTATATCTAAGAATAGCATATTTTTTGTCAAAAAAACCATTTAATATATTTAATAATTTTATTTTATTGTTTATTCAGAAAATATATTTTTTACTTTCATATACTGTAAATACATCGTTTAATTTTTGTATTATGATCATAGTGTATTATTTAATTTCTGTAATTTTATTTATTGTTTTATTGTAA
- a CDS encoding NuoM family protein codes for MLIFLLIIPLLGSLFCWIFGRQYYKFARFFALSTVICLLVLSGLIWFKYFYHYNLQLYHTYWNDELIIPWIPQLGIDLHLAIDGLSFMMVVLTSILGVVAILCSFYEKKQNEGLFYFNLLFMMFGTIGVLLSIDLFLFFCFWEIMIIPMYFLIIFWGHPKYTKKQKIYTANQFLIYTQISSMIMLFSILLLSYNYYYQTNIWTFDYNRFINYSIPLPLEYIIMLGFFVAFAVKMPIVPFHGWLLNCHSQSSVDGSFDLLGMLIKVSAYGLLRFNMHLFKNSSNHFYFVIITLGIVTIFYGAWMAFCEVNIKKIIAYSSISHMGFILITIYCNNVFAYYGAIIQIIFGSFTTSAIFVLLSQLYRCTKTNIITQMGGLYSHVNWIPSFFLFFLFANLNLPGTINFVGEVMALTGIFIYEPYIGCILVFSLFFSVIYSLNIVHKMFYGPVKNNDSMDFRQINCVEFFIIFLFIVITLILGIYPNNILQIVKFSIE; via the coding sequence ATGTTAATTTTTTTACTGATCATTCCATTATTGGGTAGTTTATTTTGTTGGATATTTGGTCGTCAATATTATAAATTTGCTAGATTTTTTGCTTTATCAACGGTTATTTGTTTATTGGTATTATCCGGTTTAATTTGGTTTAAATATTTTTATCACTATAATTTGCAATTATATCATACTTATTGGAATGATGAATTAATAATTCCGTGGATACCACAATTAGGTATAGATTTACATTTGGCTATAGATGGTTTATCATTCATGATGGTTGTTCTGACTAGTATTTTAGGTGTAGTTGCTATTTTATGTTCGTTTTATGAAAAGAAACAAAATGAAGGATTATTTTATTTCAATTTATTGTTTATGATGTTTGGTACAATTGGTGTATTATTATCTATTGATTTATTTTTGTTTTTTTGTTTTTGGGAAATTATGATAATTCCTATGTATTTTTTAATAATTTTTTGGGGGCATCCAAAATATACCAAAAAACAAAAAATCTATACTGCTAATCAATTTTTAATCTATACGCAAATATCTAGTATGATTATGTTATTTTCCATTCTATTATTATCATATAATTATTATTATCAGACAAATATTTGGACATTCGATTATAATCGATTTATTAATTATTCGATTCCTTTGCCATTAGAATATATAATTATGTTAGGTTTTTTTGTTGCATTTGCAGTTAAAATGCCTATTGTTCCGTTTCATGGATGGCTTTTAAATTGTCATAGTCAATCGTCTGTAGATGGTTCTTTTGATTTACTTGGTATGTTAATTAAAGTTTCTGCTTATGGATTATTACGTTTTAACATGCATTTATTTAAAAATTCTTCTAATCATTTTTATTTCGTAATTATAACTTTAGGTATAGTAACGATTTTTTATGGTGCGTGGATGGCATTTTGCGAAGTTAATATAAAAAAAATTATTGCTTATAGTTCTATATCACATATGGGTTTTATTTTAATTACAATATATTGTAATAATGTGTTTGCATATTATGGAGCAATTATTCAAATTATTTTTGGATCATTTACAACATCTGCTATATTTGTTTTATTAAGTCAATTATATCGGTGTACTAAAACAAATATTATTACACAGATGGGTGGTTTATATTCTCATGTAAACTGGATACCAAGTTTTTTTTTATTTTTTTTATTTGCAAATTTAAACCTTCCAGGGACAATTAATTTTGTTGGTGAAGTTATGGCATTAACTGGAATTTTTATTTATGAACCTTATATAGGATGTATTTTAGTTTTTAGTTTATTTTTTTCGGTAATATATTCTTTAAATATAGTACATAAAATGTTTTACGGTCCTGTAAAAAATAACGATTCTATGGATTTTAGGCAAATTAATTGTGTTGAGTTTTTTATTATATTTCTTTTTATAGTTATAACTCTCATTTTAGGTATATATCCAAACAATATTTTACAGATTGTTAAGTTTTCTATTGAATAA
- a CDS encoding NADH-quinone oxidoreductase subunit N has protein sequence MVILSSIIMIFVSYFFLENFTTHKEEFYVLILSSIIGAIILIEANHMFTIFIGIELLSFPIFGLMTYSFKKNTVIQVILKYVLLSSVITSFSLFGITLIYFICGTLKLNYIKIAFLINNVYMNKILLIGVLFLLTSLFFKLSLFPLHFWVADVYQNVVPVLLIYSVTVVKIAVFSVLIKLFIYFPHNQCQVLYLLIEILSILSIVFGSIMTAFQNNIKKLFGYSSIVHIGYILTTLLVMQDHYIANEVAIIYLINYTMSSIGIFSALSLLILYNKDANFNLKKLSVYHTILKEKPILSAALIIIIFSFAGIPLTYGFITKMLILFIIIQKKFWFLLFSIIITSGFGIYYYLKIILHLYNTKNVIQLYHMKSYKIIEFFIILISIMIIIFGIFPQIIMDVLRLYNL, from the coding sequence ATGGTAATATTATCTAGTATTATTATGATTTTTGTTTCTTATTTTTTTTTAGAAAATTTTACTACACATAAAGAAGAATTTTATGTATTAATATTATCTTCTATTATTGGTGCTATAATCTTAATTGAAGCAAATCATATGTTTACAATATTTATTGGTATAGAATTATTATCTTTTCCTATTTTTGGTTTAATGACATATTCTTTTAAAAAAAATACAGTGATACAAGTAATATTAAAATATGTATTGCTATCTAGTGTCATCACATCTTTTTCATTGTTTGGTATTACATTAATATATTTTATATGTGGTACATTGAAATTAAATTATATTAAAATTGCATTTTTAATTAATAATGTATACATGAATAAAATTTTATTAATTGGTGTGTTATTTTTATTAACATCGTTGTTTTTTAAATTATCATTATTTCCATTACATTTTTGGGTTGCTGATGTTTATCAAAATGTTGTTCCAGTATTATTAATTTATTCTGTAACAGTAGTTAAAATTGCAGTTTTCTCAGTATTAATTAAGTTATTTATATATTTTCCACATAATCAATGTCAAGTATTATATTTATTGATTGAGATATTATCAATATTATCTATTGTTTTTGGTAGCATTATGACGGCATTCCAAAATAATATTAAAAAATTATTTGGTTATTCTTCTATTGTGCATATAGGTTATATATTAACTACATTATTAGTTATGCAGGATCATTATATTGCAAATGAAGTAGCAATAATATATCTAATAAATTATACAATGAGTAGTATTGGTATATTTAGTGCGTTAAGTTTATTAATATTATATAATAAAGATGCTAATTTTAATTTAAAAAAATTATCTGTATATCACACGATATTAAAAGAAAAACCTATTTTAAGTGCTGCACTTATTATAATTATTTTTTCTTTTGCAGGTATACCATTAACATATGGTTTTATTACAAAAATGTTAATTTTATTTATTATAATACAGAAAAAATTTTGGTTTTTATTATTTTCTATAATTATTACTTCTGGTTTTGGTATATATTACTATTTAAAAATAATATTACATTTATATAATACAAAAAATGTTATACAATTGTATCATATGAAATCTTACAAAATAATTGAATTTTTTATTATTTTAATTAGTATAATGATTATTATTTTTGGAATTTTTCCTCAAATTATTATGGATGTATTAAGATTATATAATTTATAA
- the folC gene encoding bifunctional tetrahydrofolate synthase/dihydrofolate synthase, which translates to MKKKCFDQQQLLLQWLKYIKVICIKKYNNSIDNVQYIAKKLNLIKWSAFIITVSGTNGKGSTSTVLESIFLNMGHKVGLYSSPHLFNYYERIRVNGRYIKDPIVHIMAFQRIVLVSKHIPLSYFEFITLAALLIFQCNNLNIIIMEVGLGGRLDATNIIDASIAIITNIDLEHTYLLGCTRYSIGYEKSGIFRNNIIAIVGDNDIPYSIYQTANILKVCLNRIKYEWYWFESKYSWYFADQKGILSNLPVPKISLPSAAIAVAAVRTTHFNISKKIIIRSLNEVFLPGRFHTIYQKPRIIVDVAHNAHATHYLSKKLKRLLTNTRMKIYGIFGILSDKDIRNTVFHLMEIIDYWYYTILNTNRTATANNIMQVLPKNAIFSVSIKDAIYDLIYKVQKEDIILVFGSFFAVSEAMTAIRMLYDQV; encoded by the coding sequence ATGAAAAAAAAATGTTTTGATCAACAACAATTATTATTACAATGGTTAAAATATATTAAAGTAATATGCATAAAAAAATATAATAATTCTATAGATAATGTTCAATATATTGCAAAAAAACTTAATTTAATTAAATGGTCAGCATTTATTATTACGGTATCTGGTACTAATGGTAAAGGTAGTACATCCACTGTCTTAGAAAGCATTTTTTTAAATATGGGTCATAAAGTTGGATTATATTCTTCTCCACATTTATTTAATTATTATGAAAGAATACGAGTTAATGGGCGGTATATTAAGGATCCAATAGTGCATATTATGGCATTTCAAAGAATAGTATTAGTCTCTAAACATATTCCATTGTCTTATTTTGAATTTATTACTCTTGCGGCATTATTAATATTTCAGTGTAATAATTTAAATATCATAATTATGGAAGTTGGTTTGGGTGGTAGATTAGATGCAACAAATATTATTGATGCAAGTATAGCAATTATTACAAATATCGATTTAGAACATACATATCTTTTAGGATGTACAAGATATAGTATAGGATATGAAAAATCTGGTATATTTCGTAATAATATTATTGCTATAGTTGGAGATAATGATATTCCTTATTCTATTTATCAAACAGCAAATATTCTTAAAGTTTGTCTAAATCGTATTAAATATGAATGGTATTGGTTTGAATCTAAATATAGTTGGTATTTTGCTGACCAAAAAGGTATTTTAAGTAATTTACCTGTACCTAAAATATCTTTACCTAGTGCTGCTATTGCAGTAGCAGCTGTACGTACTACACATTTTAATATTAGTAAAAAAATTATTATTCGTTCATTAAATGAAGTATTTTTACCAGGTAGATTTCATACAATTTATCAAAAACCGCGTATTATAGTTGATGTTGCACATAATGCACATGCAACACATTATTTAAGCAAAAAATTAAAAAGATTGTTAACTAATACACGTATGAAAATTTATGGTATTTTTGGAATTTTGTCTGATAAAGATATTAGAAATACCGTTTTTCATTTAATGGAGATTATTGATTATTGGTATTATACAATTTTGAATACTAATCGTACTGCTACAGCCAACAATATAATGCAAGTTTTACCGAAAAATGCTATTTTTTCGGTGAGTATAAAAGATGCAATATATGATCTAATATATAAAGTCCAAAAAGAAGATATCATTTTAGTATTTGGATCTTTTTTTGCTGTTTCAGAAGCGATGACAGCAATTCGTATGTTATATGATCAAGTATAA
- a CDS encoding ribose-phosphate pyrophosphokinase: MLNMKIFSGNSIPILAKLIANKLYSHLGDATVSRFSDGEISVQINENVRGDDIFIIQSTCYPTNDNIIELAVIIDALRRASAGRITAVIPYFGYARQDRRVRSTRVPITAKIIADFLSSVGIDRILTVDLHAEQIQGFFDVPVDNVFGSFVLLEDMLNLNLKDPIIVSPDIGGVIRARAIAKLLNDTDMAIIDKRRPRKNVAQVMNIIGDVSNRDCILVDDMIDTGGTLCKAARALKKNGANKVFAYATHPVFSGNILKNIQKTYIDEIIVCDTIPLSKEVKQHSKVRTLTLSTMLAEAIRRISNEESISAMFEYKKYTTFNLRK, from the coding sequence ATGCTAAACATGAAAATATTTTCTGGTAATTCAATCCCAATTTTAGCTAAATTAATTGCAAATAAATTATATAGTCATCTTGGAGATGCAACCGTAAGCCGTTTCAGCGACGGAGAAATTAGTGTACAAATTAATGAAAATGTGCGTGGAGATGATATCTTTATTATTCAATCAACCTGCTATCCTACAAATGATAATATTATTGAATTAGCAGTTATTATAGATGCTTTACGAAGAGCATCAGCTGGGCGTATTACTGCAGTAATTCCATATTTTGGATATGCAAGACAAGATCGTAGAGTAAGATCAACACGTGTCCCAATAACCGCTAAAATAATTGCAGATTTTTTATCTAGTGTAGGTATTGATCGTATTCTCACTGTAGATTTACATGCAGAACAGATTCAAGGGTTTTTTGATGTACCAGTAGACAATGTATTTGGAAGTTTCGTTTTATTAGAAGATATGTTAAATCTAAATTTAAAAGATCCAATTATTGTTTCTCCGGATATTGGCGGAGTAATTCGCGCACGAGCAATTGCAAAATTATTAAATGATACTGATATGGCAATCATTGATAAAAGAAGACCACGTAAAAATGTTGCACAAGTAATGAATATTATTGGAGATGTTTCAAATAGAGATTGTATTTTAGTAGATGATATGATTGATACTGGAGGAACATTATGTAAAGCTGCTCGGGCATTAAAAAAAAACGGAGCAAATAAAGTGTTCGCATATGCAACACACCCTGTGTTTTCTGGAAATATTCTAAAAAATATCCAGAAAACATATATTGATGAAATTATTGTTTGTGATACAATTCCATTATCGAAAGAAGTAAAACAACACAGTAAAGTCCGAACATTAACTTTATCTACAATGTTAGCAGAAGCTATTCGTAGGATTAGTAATGAGGAATCCATTTCAGCAATGTTTGAATATAAAAAATATACGACTTTTAATTTAAGAAAATAA